The proteins below are encoded in one region of Juglans microcarpa x Juglans regia isolate MS1-56 chromosome 4D, Jm3101_v1.0, whole genome shotgun sequence:
- the LOC121261052 gene encoding transcription factor bHLH146, whose translation MERQMLTKRRIYSLEPNEKVRAVFARRYVDHLVPALLKINQKILSDENDNQPKDRLEKLVRHEVDMAMVLSADEFAWSRALKLKLQTNDDHHNAGGFTNSSSLHHLTSSHSHYTRRQNNGKISPLPHVSNALIPMKFSQNPNYSKPELKKLITRSTRRSVILRKKDGSEEQKISSSQLKNLRYLLPGGNEMDADDELLKEVGSYITCLELQVNALRFLVENTS comes from the coding sequence ATGGAGAGGCAAATGCTAACAAAGAGACGCATTTATTCCCTTGAACCAAACGAAAAAGTACGAGCCGTGTTTGCAAGAAGATATGTGGATCACTTAGTGCCAGCTTTATTGAAGATCAACCAAAAGATTCTATCAGATGAAAATGATAATCAACCGAAGGATCGGTTGGAGAAGCTTGTTCGACATGAAGTGGACATGGCAATGGTACTGTCTGCTGACGAGTTTGCATGGAGTCGTGCCTTGAAACTAAAGCTTCAAACAAATGATGATCATCACAATGCAGGTGGATTCACGAACTCTTCCAGCCTTCATCATCTTACATCTTCCCACAGTCATTACACTCGTAGGCAAAATAATGGTAAGATTTCACCACTGCCCCATGTTTCTAATGCGTTGATCCCAATGAAATTTtctcaaaaccctaattatAGTAAGCCAGAACTTAAGAAGCTGATCACTAGGAGTACTAGGAGATCAGTAATACTGAGAAAAAAAGATGGAAGTGAAGAGCAGAAGATCAGTAGCAGCCAGTTGAAGAATCTCAGATATCTTTTACCAGGGGGAAATGAGATGGATGCTGATGATGAGTTGCTCAAAGAAGTGGGAAGTTATATAACCTGTCTTGAGTTGCAGGTGAATGCTCTTCGGTTTCTAGTGGAAAATACAAgctaa
- the LOC121261054 gene encoding uncharacterized protein LOC121261054, translating to MSIVSSQQSFLTNTLSTPPSNKPNTKILYPVKTISCRYPPHDHQDSRRKGNNQFARLAVVTLAAGVLTLGSVYDALPRLVEELAARLSGHRLPGQSPESTTLLGNIYINPHNSL from the exons ATGTCTATAGTCTCCTCT CAGCAAAGCTTCCTCACCAACACCCTCAGTACTCCACCTTCTAACAAACCCAATACAAAGATTCTATACCCTGTTAAAACTATCTCATGCAGATACCCACCTCATGACCACCAAGATTCTCGACG GAAGGGTAACAACCAGTTCGCAAGGTTGGCCGTAGTGACTCTGGCAGCTGGGGTGTTGACACTGGGCTCAGTTTACGACGCATTGCCAAGACTGGTGGAAGAGTTGGCGGCCAGGCTTTCCGGCCATCGGCTCCCCGGTCAGTCCCCAGAATCAACAACACTTCTAGGTAAC ATTTATATCAACCCTCACAACAGCCTTTAG
- the LOC121261053 gene encoding nifU-like protein 3, chloroplastic, translating to MVGAFSTQAQGLKATPPTTVPSSSLFPSERISAANFSVFKNPISDCRGFSSKNCNFLRGQFHARYFLGYFSKRARRNRAGLVVSPTCVLPLTEENVEKILEEVRPGLMADGGNVVLHEIDGLVVVLKLQGACGSCPSSTMTLKMGIETRLRDKIPEIMAVEQIVDTETGLELNEDNIEKVLSEIRPYLAGTGGGILELVQINDYVVNVRLSGPAAGVMTVRVALTQKLREKIPAIAAVQLIE from the exons ATGGTGGGTGCATTCTCAACCCAAGCACAGGGTCTCAAAGCAACACCACCCACTACTGTACCTAGCTCGTCTCTTTTCCCATCTGAAAGGATTTCAGCTGCCAACTTCTCAGTCTTCAAG AACCCCATTTCAGATTGCAGAGGATTCTCTTCAAAAAACTGTAATTTCCTTAGAGGTCAATTCCATGCCAGATACTTTCTTGGGTACTTTTCGAAACGTGCTCGACGAAATCGAGCAG GGCTTGTGGTTTCACCAACCTGTGTCCTTCCATTAACTGAAGAAAATGTGGAAAAGATTTTGGAGGAAGTAAGGCCAGGTTTAATGGCCGATGGAGGGAATGTGGTTTTACACGAGATTGATGGCCTTGTTGTGGTACTAAAGCTACAAGGAGCATGTGGGTCATGTCCGAGCTCAACTATGACACTAAAGATGGGGATTGAAACTCGGCTTCGAGATAAAATTCCAGAAATCATGGCCGTGGAGCAGATCGTAGACACCGAGACGGGGCTTGAGCTTAATGAGGACAACATCGAAAAG gttCTTTCTGAGATTAGACCATACCTCGCGGGCACAGGAGGTGGGATTCTTGAACTTGTTCAGATCAATGACTATGTTGTCAATGTTCGGCTTAGTGGACCTGCTGCTGGAGTTATGACAGTCCGTGTTGCTCTAACACAAAAGTTGAGGGAAAAAATACCTGCCATTGCGGCTGTCCAGCTCATTGAATGA